The following proteins come from a genomic window of Gossypium raimondii isolate GPD5lz chromosome 5, ASM2569854v1, whole genome shotgun sequence:
- the LOC105770651 gene encoding RING-H2 finger protein ATL3, with the protein MDKPGFNESAAVAITGKIMIIAIIILFVVVVFVLFLHLYAKWFWWRIEEPTPPSASRRRRRFVFAPGQDTAHPLRATKGLDPAILASLPVLMFRQEDFKDGLECAVCLCEVVEGEKARLLPKCNHGFHVECIDMWFKSHATCPLCRNSVVNAEAENSSSVMSRDEAVNAHHLQSPSHDGLGSGYSTDSPSFPTNVLFWGDHQGQVSSGGANVEEGSSASASASASGAFASSSVASGSGRQEGMLVIDIPTNVNENFPEEESKSPMPTRLRSLKRLLSREKRTIPSSSGSSSIDV; encoded by the coding sequence ATGGATAAACCCGGGTTTAATGAATCAGCAGCGGTGGCAATAACAGGGAAAATCATGATCATAGCCATAATAATTCTCTTCGTAGTGGTGGTTTTCGTGCTCTTCCTTCACCTTTATGCTAAATGGTTTTGGTGGCGCATCGAGGAACCAACTCCTCCTTCGGCTTCACGCCGCCGACGTCGTTTCGTTTTTGCTCCGGGGCAAGATACTGCTCATCCTCTGCGAGCAACAAAAGGCCTTGATCCCGCAATCCTTGCTTCCCTTCCCGTTTTAATGTTCCGCCAAGAAGACTTCAAAGACGGGCTCGAATGCGCGGTCTGCTTGTGTGAGGTTGTAGAAGGAGAGAAAGCAAGGCTGCTCCCTAAATGCAACCATGGCTTCCATGTTGAGTGCATTGATATGTGGTTCAAATCGCACGCCACTTGTCCTCTTTGTAGAAACTCTGTTGTTAATGCTGAGGCTGAGAATTCTAGTTCTGTCATGTCGAGAGATGAAGCTGTTAATGCTCATCATCTTCAGTCTCCTTCACATGATGGTTTGGGTTCTGGGTATTCGACAGATTCTCCTAGTTTTCCGACAAATGTGTTGTTTTGGGGTGATCATCAAGGTCAGGTCAGCAGCGGCGGTGCCAACGTGGAAGAGGGTTCATCGGCATCAGCATCAGCATCAGCTTCTGGTGCTTTCGCTTCGTCTTCAGTGGCATCGGGTAGTGGCAGGCAAGAAGGCATGCTGGTGATTGACATTCCAACGAATGTGAACGAGAATTTCCCAGAGGAGGAATCAAAGTCACCAATGCCAACAAGATTGAGGTCTTTAAAAAGGCTTTTAAGCAGGGAGAAAAGGACGATCCCTAGCAGTTCAGGAAGCAGTTCCATTGATGTTTAA